TCGTCCAAGCTCGCTGACGGCTGCTCGTTCGGCTTGGAGAGCGTCGCCAACTGGAACTTCAGTAGCTTCGTCTTGGCTATCGGTGTGTTCTCCATAGTGCTCAAATATCTCGATCAATTCGGTTACAGCCTCGTTAGATAGGATCTCTGGCTCACCTACTGAGATCGCTTGATAGTGTATTTGCGCACAATATTCGACCATCATCGCGACCTCGTAGGCCTCATCAACGGTCTCACCGACTGCAAGTACACCGTGATTTTCGAGCAGACAGGCATTGTATTCTTCGCCAAGTGTTTCTAGGGCCGCTGTGGCTAACTCGGCAGTTCCATATGTTTCGTAAGGAGCTACCGGTACCTCATCACCGATAAACGCGATAAGATAGTGCGAAGCCGGAATTGGTTCGCCCATGCTTGCAAATGTACTCGCATAAGGTGAATGAGTATGAACTACTCCACCGACATCTGGCCGTTCACGGATCACGTCAGTATGCATCCGGAACTCACTCGAGGGCTTGGATTCACCCGCAATATGATCCCCTTCAAGATCAACAACAGGGACATCTTCAGGCTCAATCTCGTCGTAAGGCACTCCAGATGGACTAATTGCGACGTGATTTCCGTTGCGCACACTGATGTTTCCGCCAGTTCCCAGTGTGAGTCCGTCTTTGAGCATTCGCTGTCCAAATTCACTGATCTTCGTTCGCTCC
This genomic window from Natronococcus occultus SP4 contains:
- a CDS encoding class II aldolase/adducin family protein translates to MTPEAKLDTERTKISEFGQRMLKDGLTLGTGGNISVRNGNHVAISPSGVPYDEIEPEDVPVVDLEGDHIAGESKPSSEFRMHTDVIRERPDVGGVVHTHSPYASTFASMGEPIPASHYLIAFIGDEVPVAPYETYGTAELATAALETLGEEYNACLLENHGVLAVGETVDEAYEVAMMVEYCAQIHYQAISVGEPEILSNEAVTELIEIFEHYGEHTDSQDEATEVPVGDALQAERAAVSELGRQMLEDGLTKGTGGNVSSRNGEEVAINPSGVPYEEITPETVPLVDLQGEQVAGKLPASSESPMHTAIYRAREDVGGVVHTHSPYASTFASLQEPIEASHYLIAFAGDQVPVTAYETPATEALGELAVEALGDEYGACLLGNHGVITIGESVEEAYEIALMTEYCARIHYQARSVGEPKILADTEIKTLTERFADYGQQS